In a single window of the Nicotiana tomentosiformis chromosome 10, ASM39032v3, whole genome shotgun sequence genome:
- the LOC138899765 gene encoding uncharacterized protein, whose amino-acid sequence MADRTMKRPLGVTEDVLVRVDKFIFPAYFVILDCEVDYEVPIIRGRPFLTTGKALVDVEAGELTLWVGDEKVVFHVCKSMRQPNRNEVCSFMDLVTDVIIDSTSATINVGDMLDVVWLNFNDEMKWMAS is encoded by the coding sequence ATGGCCgaccgtacaatgaagagaccgttaGGGGTGActgaggatgtattggttcggGTTGACAAGTTCATTTTTCCAGCgtattttgtgattcttgattgtgaagtagactatgaggtaccgattattcgtggtagacctttccttactACAggaaaggctcttgttgatgtggaagccggtgaactcactttatgggtgggcgatgaaaaggtggtgttccacgtgtgcaaatctatgaggcaaccaaatagaaatgaagtgtgttcgttcatggacttggtgaccgatgtaaTTATTGATagtacaagtgccacgattaatgtgggtgacatgttggatGTCGTTTGGCTAAATTTTAATGATGAAATGAAATGGATGGCTTCATAA
- the LOC138899766 gene encoding uncharacterized protein, producing the protein MFERIKALQYDDSHLLVLKDTVQRSGSKEVTIGDDAEFAYNNNYQSSIQMALYEALYGRRYLFVVGWFKPGEARLLGTDLVRDDLEKVKLIQDRHRTTQSRQKSYADRKIRDVAFIEGEKKYYKDPSHVLYFSSVQLDKDFTYDEESVAILDRQVWKLRSKDIAPVKV; encoded by the exons atgtttgagcgcatcaaggcacttcagtatgatgattcccatttgcttgtccttaaggacacggtgcaacgAAGTGGTtccaaggaggtgactattggtgatgatg cggagtttgcctacaacaacaattatcagtcaagcatccagatggctctatatgaggcattatatgggaggcgttATCTTTTTGTGGTTGGTTGGTttaagccgggtgaggctagattattaggtacagatttggttcgtgatgatttggagaaggtgaaattgattcaggatcggcatCGTACAACgcaatccaggcagaagagttatgctgataggaagatTCGTGATGTGGCTTTTATTGAGGGTGAGAAG AAGTACTATAAGGATCCGTCACATGTGTTGTATTTCAGCTCGGtgcagttggataaggattttaCTTATGATGAGGAGTCGgtagctattttggataggcaggtttggaagttgaggtcgaagGATATTGCACcggtgaaggtttag